A stretch of Acidovorax sp. RAC01 DNA encodes these proteins:
- a CDS encoding HNH endonuclease signature motif containing protein encodes MEVYDEDRPPIPAPLRREIEVEAGHKCSITFCIEHTYLEIHHINRNRQDNRKQNMILLCDKHHKMAHAGVIDEKACRMYKEQLQRIPGDTTFVRGVEGDRVRTFLSSIERVLSYDDCGERAWVGDQTGYWFEQEVYLNLQRFFANSFHYEQQLRSYDPIARSVQDEIVILLRRLLDIRNNGNYVYHGGYTARFVPSCPKESPDFNNQIDAQRKSVVDILLQLQRLNAELSDYVGNRPS; translated from the coding sequence ATGGAAGTTTATGACGAAGACCGACCACCAATTCCTGCTCCACTCAGGAGAGAAATTGAGGTTGAAGCGGGGCACAAGTGCTCAATAACATTCTGTATAGAGCATACCTATCTCGAAATCCATCATATCAATCGAAATCGGCAAGATAACCGAAAACAGAACATGATATTGCTATGTGACAAGCATCACAAAATGGCCCATGCAGGGGTCATCGATGAAAAAGCATGTCGCATGTACAAAGAACAACTTCAAAGAATTCCTGGAGATACAACCTTTGTGAGAGGGGTAGAGGGTGACCGAGTACGCACCTTCCTGTCCTCAATTGAGAGGGTTCTTTCCTACGATGATTGCGGGGAGCGGGCGTGGGTCGGTGATCAAACCGGTTATTGGTTTGAGCAAGAGGTCTACTTGAATTTGCAACGCTTCTTTGCCAATAGCTTTCACTATGAACAGCAACTCAGATCCTATGATCCTATTGCGAGAAGCGTCCAAGACGAGATAGTCATTCTATTGCGACGCCTTTTGGACATCAGAAATAATGGCAATTATGTTTATCATGGCGGGTACACCGCGAGATTCGTGCCATCGTGCCCTAAAGAGTCGCCAGATTTCAATAATCAGATTGATGCGCAGAGAAAAAGTGTTGTTGATATCCTGCTGCAGTTGCAACGCCTGAATGCCGAGTTGAGTGATTATGTTGGGAATAGGCCCAGTTAG